Proteins encoded in a region of the Paucibacter sediminis genome:
- the flhD gene encoding flagellar transcriptional regulator FlhD, with translation MNADQILTEIREANLSYLMLAQSLIRADREQALFRLGISEDTAALLNTLSPAQIMKIASGNTLLCRFRMDDDLVWGLLTSHGKPAANDSVSRLHASILMAGRHQEAA, from the coding sequence ATGAATGCAGACCAAATCCTCACCGAGATCCGCGAAGCCAATCTGTCCTACCTGATGCTGGCGCAAAGCCTCATCCGTGCCGACCGTGAGCAAGCGCTGTTCCGCCTCGGCATCTCGGAGGACACCGCCGCGCTGCTCAACACCCTGAGCCCGGCTCAAATCATGAAGATCGCCAGCGGCAACACCTTGCTGTGCCGCTTCCGCATGGATGACGACCTGGTCTGGGGTCTGCTCACCAGCCATGGCAAGCCGGCCGCGAACGACAGCGTCTCGCGTCTGCACGCCAGCATCCTGATGGCCGGCCGCCACCAAGAAGCCGCCTGA
- the flhC gene encoding flagellar transcriptional regulator FlhC: protein MRVKSILTEARQIERAVTLINLGARLQVLESETDLSYERLLRLYKEVSGKSPSKGQLPFSTDWFMTWQPNIHASLFLNMHEYLNKVAEMDEIDTVIKAYQLYLEQTQAQGLEALLSVTRAWRLVKFVDNGMLTMTKCGKCGGHFVTHPHEIARHYVCGLCNPPARAGKGRAQGAIQMH from the coding sequence ATGCGAGTCAAGAGCATCCTTACCGAAGCCCGTCAGATCGAACGTGCCGTGACCCTGATCAACCTGGGCGCGCGCCTGCAGGTGCTGGAGTCGGAGACGGATCTCTCGTATGAGCGCCTGCTGCGTCTGTACAAGGAAGTCTCGGGCAAGAGCCCCAGCAAGGGCCAGCTGCCGTTCTCGACCGACTGGTTCATGACCTGGCAGCCCAATATCCACGCCTCGCTGTTCCTGAACATGCACGAGTACCTGAACAAGGTGGCGGAGATGGACGAGATCGACACCGTCATCAAGGCCTACCAGCTCTATCTGGAGCAGACCCAGGCGCAGGGCCTGGAGGCGCTGCTGTCGGTGACGCGCGCCTGGCGCCTGGTGAAGTTTGTGGACAACGGCATGCTGACCATGACCAAGTGCGGCAAGTGCGGCGGCCACTTCGTGACGCATCCGCACGAGATCGCGCGCCACTATGTGTGCGGCTTGTGCAACCCGCCCGCACGTGCCGGCAAGGGTCGCGCCCAAGGCGCCAT